The DNA region AAGAGGAAAGTGGAATTGCTGGTGTCTATTCAAATACAGGGATTTTTAAATGGTATGGTGGGGAGTTATTAGCTGTTACTGAGGAAACAACCGATAGTCGCTGGGTGGCGAAGGATAAAGTTCTTGATTTCATTGAAAACCCCGCTATTCAAGTCTCGTATGCGGGGATGCGTTCCTCGAGTAATACATATGTACAAAATACGAGTTTTGTGAAACAGACACAAGTTTCAAAAACGCCCCTGAGCGTTTTAAGTGATTTCACAGTCAATTCCATCCATACACATCATCTATATTCATTCTTACTTTCATACCTCTCTTGCTCAATGATCCGGACATAATTCATAAATCTTGGCGATCAATTCTTCAGAGTTCGTTCGGAACGTTTCATTAGCGTCGGCCCAAGACGATTTCAAAAAATAAGATGCGTGAAACCGCCAGCCTTGATGATCCGGATTAAAATCCAGTTGAATTTCGCGTCCAGGCTTTCCTTTATATATTTTGGAGCCTGGTTTGCGCCAGCTGCCGATTTGCGTGATTCGGTCTCGATTTTGGCCTGTTATATACGTAAAACCCTCATTATATGGAATGTCCTTCAAATAAAATTTCGGGCAACCTACACCAAACACTCGAATCTGCTGAGCCCCATAGTGTTCTTGCAACTCAAGCCCAGTCCGGTATGCGATCACGCCGCCTGCGCTGTGACCGATCAGAATCAACCGTTCCACATCGGCTGCATGCGCACGTATGATGTGTGATGCTTCCTTAACTCGCCGCGATTGATCACGAACCAAGTCAAAGCCAGCTTGACTCAATTGACGGGTCAGCAGCCGGAATAAAGCAGAACCTTGCTTGCCGTTGGCCAAACCGTAGGGGAAAATCATCACAATTTTTGCATGACGATACCTTTTCGCAATTTCATTGGCTGCGTCTTCAAAGTTATTCCGGTACGTCAGGATCCCGGCAATAAAACACACCAGGGTGCGACATTTCTCCGTGCATGTGCTGCTTGGTGATATATAAGACTCTGTCATGATTTCCCCCCTCCTTATTTTATTGACTTATTATGTGAAATTAATAACAATCATTCATTATAAATGTTTAAACGCTGCGATTGCCAATACGCTCCACAAATGACCTTAGTCCCGAGTTTATCGCCAGATTCTCTAGAGCATGGTTTCATTCAAGCTTGAATCCGAATCTCTATAGAAAAAATTAGGCGTCACGATCCGATTGTCGTATGAACGATGAAATATATGTGTCGTGGCGGGCGACAGCGGCGGTATTAGCCATGTCCAATCCCCTGTTACCGGACAGCCTCTCTTCTCCTCATTCGACTCGAAGCGTTTCAATTGCTTAGCAGCTGTATGATGATCTACAATCGTAACCCCATTCTTCTTATAAGAGTACAAAACAGCCACATTCAATTCAACAAGCGCACGATCGCGCCATAGCGTAGATTCATGCCTTGTAGGCAGCCCCATAATCTCGGCTAGTGTCGGCAGCAAGTTATACCGCTGCTCATCCGCCAAGTTGCGAGCGCCAATCTCCGTTCCCATGTACCAACCATTGAAAGGAGCTGCCGTATAAGAAATGCCGCCAATCTCAAGCCGCATGTCGGACACAATCGGCACTTCGTACCACCGAATGCCGAGCTTACGCAATTGCGGGTATTGCGGGTGCTCGATCGGCACCTCCAGCACAAGCTCCTTGGGGATATCAAACCAACGGGGTTTCTTTCCCTGTGCACTGATCACCAGCGGCAATACATCGAATGGCGTTCTCATTCCCTCCCATCCGAGTGAATGACATAAAGATGTCAGCGCAAGCGAATCCGGGTCCCCGACCATCCCATGATCCGTCTCATAGCCAGCATATCGAATAAGCTGATGATTCCATACTCGCGGATCGGGATGATGCTTCAGAGGATCTGCCGGTCTAAAAACGGTTATTGCAGGACGAATTTGACCGCCATTCGTAGCGTACGCTATATGCTTGAACAAAGCATCCGCCATCTCCTCATCGGTAGTGACATGCCGGGCATCAAACACGGTGAGTCCTTCCCAAAACAAGCGGCCAATGCAGCGATTGCTGTTTCTCCATGCCATCCGGCAGCCATGGGTTAACTCCTCATCGGTATGCTCGTATGTACCCGACTCCATGATTTGCGTTTGTACTTCAGCCAGGCGTTGTTTCATTTCAGCTTCAGGTTTATGTAATTCGGTGTAACATGCTTGTATAAAATGGGCCGCCTCAAGCTTAAGCCGTTCCAGACCAAATTCATGCTCTTGTACCGGTACCAAAGTCATCTTGCTCCTCTCATCGCTCCTCATGCCTTCAGGAATATACTACCTTGAAGTCCAGCCATCGATCAAATCCATCCGCCTATTGTTCGGGTTTTGCTCACATTATTGTTCGGATTTTGCTCACATCTTTGTCCTCTATCACAAATAGCAAAAAGAACCTCAAATCCAAGGGCGGATTAAGGTTCTTTTGTGAACCGATCATCAATGAAAATTGAGAGATCGATCTCATCAATATAATTAAAGAATTAACTATGGACGAGTTCTTTTTCGCTTAGACCAAGCGTCTTCGAGGTGGAGTGATGAATTTCTTGCAGCAGCTCAGGCTGATCCACGAGGGAAACGCCATAGGAAGGAATCATCTCTTTAATCTTCGGCTCCCATTCCTTCATATGCTGAGGGAAGCACTTTTGCAGCACTTCAAGCATAACGTGAACGGCCGTAGAAGCACCTGGAGAAGCGCCGAGCAATGCAGCAATCGAGCCATCGGAAGCGCTTATGACCTCCGTACCGAATTGGAGCGTGCCTTTGCCGGCGTCCGTATCCTTGATAACCTGTACCCGCTGGCCTGCTACGACAATTTCCCAATCCTCGCTCTTGGCGTTCGGGATGAACTCACGCAGCTCTTCCATGCGCTTTTCATTGGATAACAGCACTTGCTGGATCAGATATTTCGTCAACGCCATCTCTTTAACGCCGGCTGCCAGCATCGTGAGCAGATTGTTCGGTTTAACGGAACGGATCAGGTCAAGATTGCTTCCCGTCTTCAAGAACTTCGGCGAGAAACCGGCAAAAGGACCAAACAACAGGGTTTTCTTATTGTCGATATATCTTGTATCCAAGTGTGGAACCGACATTGGAGGCGCTCCAACCTTGGCTTTACCATACACCTTGGCATGATGCTGCTCGACAACCTCCGGATTGTTGCATACCATGAACAGGCCGCTTACCGGGAAACCGCCGATATGCTTGGATTCAGGAATGCCGGTCTTCTGCAGTAAAGGCAGACTGCCTCCGCCTCCGCCGATGAAGACAAACTTCGCCGTATGCTCCTCAACCGAACCGGTGTCGATATTACGAACTTTAAGTTTCCAAGAACCGTCGCTGCCCCGTTTAATATCTTTCACCATATGCTTGTAGTGAACCTCAACGTTGTGACTCTTCAAGTGGTCGAACAGCATGCGCGTTAAAGCACCAAAGTTAACGTCCGTTCCGGAATCAATTTTGGTGGCGGCCATCGGTTCGCTGGAAGTCCGTCCTTCCATGATCAGCGGAATCCATTCCTTCAGCTTCTCCGGATCCTCGGAATATTCCATTCCTTGAAACAGCGGGTTGTTTGACAGCGCTTCAAAACGTTTCTTTAAAAAGCTAACATTGCTCTCCCCTTGCACCAAACTCATATGAGGAATAGGCATAATAAAGTCCTGAGGATTGCGGATCAGATTGCTGCTAACCAGATAAGACCAGAATTGACGCGAAAGCTGAAATTGCTCATTAATTTTAATCGCTTTGCTGATATCTATAGTTCCGTCAGGTTTTTCGGTTGTATAATTAAGCTCGCACAACGCAGCATGTCCCGTGCCTGCATTATTCCATTCGTTGGAGCTCTCTTCCCCCGGACTTGCCAGTTTCTCAAACACTCTGATTTCCCACTCAGGCGCCAGCTCTTTCAGTAAAGCTCCCAATGTCGCGCTCATAATCCCGGCACCAATTAAGATGACGTCTGTTTTTTTCTGAATGCTGCTCATGATATCCTTCCTTATCCACTATATTTGCAAAAAAAGAGTAGGCGCCGCCGCTTATCCAACCTAAGCAAAACGTCACCTCAACAAAGAACCAGTTCCGTTGTAATGATCACCATATCATTCTAGTCTATTATAAATATTTATAGATTAAAATATCTACTACTATCTGATAATTATAAACGATTTCAAGCTAGGGACAAGAACTTATCGCATAAAATCACAAAAGCCGCCGGTTTTTGGCGACTTTTGGTCGACTCCGATCTCAACGTGCGGTTGAATGGCCGCAGGTGAAGCGGGATTGCGTTTTGGCCCGTTAAACGGGCACTACCGCCCCAATTACTTCTCAAACAAAGGGAGAACTTCCCCGAATAAATGTCGCTGGGCTTCTACGCTGTCTTCATTCCCAACCGTGCATTTACTGCCCAACTCGAGCACCGACTCGACTAGCGGAGCAAGACCCGCAACGTCTTCCGCCGTTGTATTCAGCACCTCGTCCCTTTCTCTCTGCAAATCATCATCATCATAATCGCAAAGATACAAGACCAGCGAGTTCGCTGAAGCGGCAGCAGGGCTGTTCGCCGGCTCTAGTTCCCGGATCGCCCCGATGATATATCGGGTCATCTCCTGGTCACTCGCCTTAAAGCCCCGTAAATAATCCGGGATTTGGGCATAAACCTCATACGTTCGAGCAAGGTTCGGATCGCGGTAGGATACCATATAGCTGTTGCCGTCCCGTTGGAATCCGGTCATGCAGCCGTAAGCACCGCCTTTCACCCGGATCTGGTTCCACAGATAATCATAGGACAGAATCATTTTCAGCACCCGCAAAGAACCGGTATACGGATATCCCTTATCGATAAAATTGCCGGTTTGCGCCGCATATTGAACCTCGGATGACGTCTTAAAGCCTTCATTGCGAAGCTGCGGCGTGAATTCTACAAGCACCCGCTGCACCGGGTGATGATACAGCTTCTCTTTAAACGCAGCCGCCAGCGGCTTGACACTTGCGAGGCCTTCCTGCTCGGCCGTATAGCTTACCAGCAGATTTTCCGGCCTGAAGATATAGCCGGCCAGCTCCTTCAATCGATGGATAAGCGCGTCCTTCTCCTCGTCAAAATGGCTTTCCAAATGCTCCAGCAGCCGATAGTGGGAAATCCCGCCGACCCTATCGCGGAACGCGTACACGGCGGAATGATAGGACAAAGCCCGCTCCCTTGCCGCCAGATGACCCGATGAAATCAGCTTCCGCTGCTCACTGGATTTGAGCTGAGCAATCAACTCATACAGCCGTTTCGTATCATCGAAGTTCGAGGACAGGATCATTTCCTGGATCAATTCGAAAGCGGAGCTCAGCTGGCTGTACAGCACCTTCGCTTGAAATTCAAACACGGCTTTATAGCCATTGACCTGCTTTGCGCTGCCGTATGCTTCGATGCTCGTGTGTATCCCGCCTGTATGAATGTTGATCCGATTGGCAAGCTGATGGTAGCTGAAACGCTCCGTATTGACGGATCCGATTGCCCCCTCCAATATGCCGGCATAGGCAAGCAAATCCTGTGGAACCTTGTTCAGATCAAAGCATAGGCGCAAATAACCGATCCCGTTGGTAAACAGCTTGTGATATAAAATGGAGGTATCATCCAGTCGATCGAGCTCCAGGCCGAGCTTTGGTGATTGCGGGTCCAAATCCTCCCGCGAGAGCAAGGGGATCGTTGCCGATTGCTCCTTGGTCGAAGGTTCGTTCTGATATGCCTTAAGAGCCTTGGTGCGATCGACGAGCTGCTGAAGCTCATCCGGGTTCAACTGATCCCGGTAGGATTGAAGACGTGCTTTAAGCTTTTGCTCGTTTTTGGCGCCCAGCCCTTTTTCCGGAACGACAGCGACAACGGATGCATGCGTATTTCGAATCAAATACCGCTCTATCAGCCCCTCGAAATACCCTTTATCCATCTTTTCTTTGAGTCGTTCGAAGATATGATGGCTCTCCAGATGCACAAAAGGCGCATGATCATTATAAAGCCAGCTCCCTAGCACTTGCAGCGCATAGCTTAAGCCCTTCGGGTAACGGCCGAAATCGGCTTCCCGGTATTGAAATTCGTAGAAGCTGATGCCGGCAAGCAGAGAATCCCTGTCGATGCCCTTGCTTACCAGTTCATTCAAGACATTCGTAATCGTATCAACGAATAGATCCCGATCGCTCTGGTTGCTCCCTTTCGCAACGATGCTGAAGACCGGCTGATAGATTCGGCTCTGATAGGTTCCATACACCTCCTTCGCGATCCCTTGGTCCAGGATGGACTGTCGCAAGGGAGCCCCTTGCGATCCCAGCAGCGCATAGTGCAATACTTGAAAAGCGATCGCCAGCTCAGCATCCAGGCTCGTTCCGATCACTGCATTATACGTCAAATAGGAGCGGTTCTCCTCCGATTCTCCGCCTCCGATCGAATACGAAGTCACCGCCTCCGCCCGTCGATGAAACGGAGCTTGGAGCATGATATTGGAAGCTGCATCCGCCCGGTCATAATGACCGAGATATGTCTCGTCAAG from Paenibacillus ihbetae includes:
- a CDS encoding nitric oxide synthase oxygenase, which encodes MTLVPVQEHEFGLERLKLEAAHFIQACYTELHKPEAEMKQRLAEVQTQIMESGTYEHTDEELTHGCRMAWRNSNRCIGRLFWEGLTVFDARHVTTDEEMADALFKHIAYATNGGQIRPAITVFRPADPLKHHPDPRVWNHQLIRYAGYETDHGMVGDPDSLALTSLCHSLGWEGMRTPFDVLPLVISAQGKKPRWFDIPKELVLEVPIEHPQYPQLRKLGIRWYEVPIVSDMRLEIGGISYTAAPFNGWYMGTEIGARNLADEQRYNLLPTLAEIMGLPTRHESTLWRDRALVELNVAVLYSYKKNGVTIVDHHTAAKQLKRFESNEEKRGCPVTGDWTWLIPPLSPATTHIFHRSYDNRIVTPNFFYRDSDSSLNETML
- a CDS encoding NUDIX hydrolase, whose protein sequence is MPFPTHIVATGGFIEDEQGNILLVKTRDGGWVYLGGQVEVGENLIDGLIREIKEESGIAGVYSNTGIFKWYGGELLAVTEETTDSRWVAKDKVLDFIENPAIQVSYAGMRSSSNTYVQNTSFVKQTQVSKTPLSVLSDFTVNSIHTHHLYSFLLSYLSCSMIRT
- a CDS encoding insulinase family protein; this encodes MKTLDSLTSYELLQHQRLHDIQSDGALLEHKRSGARIILLSNDDENKVFTIGFRTPPTDNTGLTHILEHAVLCGSRKFPAKDSFVELSKGSLNTFLNAMTFADKTIYPVASRNDQDFHNLMDVYMDAVLHPNIHQEEAIFLQEGWNYNLESADAELKYNGVVYNEMKGAFSSPERVVYRSVLNSLFPDTIYSLESGGHPDDIPNLQYQELLAYHSKYYHPSNSYIYLYGSMDMEEKLKWLDETYLGHYDRADAASNIMLQAPFHRRAEAVTSYSIGGGESEENRSYLTYNAVIGTSLDAELAIAFQVLHYALLGSQGAPLRQSILDQGIAKEVYGTYQSRIYQPVFSIVAKGSNQSDRDLFVDTITNVLNELVSKGIDRDSLLAGISFYEFQYREADFGRYPKGLSYALQVLGSWLYNDHAPFVHLESHHIFERLKEKMDKGYFEGLIERYLIRNTHASVVAVVPEKGLGAKNEQKLKARLQSYRDQLNPDELQQLVDRTKALKAYQNEPSTKEQSATIPLLSREDLDPQSPKLGLELDRLDDTSILYHKLFTNGIGYLRLCFDLNKVPQDLLAYAGILEGAIGSVNTERFSYHQLANRINIHTGGIHTSIEAYGSAKQVNGYKAVFEFQAKVLYSQLSSAFELIQEMILSSNFDDTKRLYELIAQLKSSEQRKLISSGHLAARERALSYHSAVYAFRDRVGGISHYRLLEHLESHFDEEKDALIHRLKELAGYIFRPENLLVSYTAEQEGLASVKPLAAAFKEKLYHHPVQRVLVEFTPQLRNEGFKTSSEVQYAAQTGNFIDKGYPYTGSLRVLKMILSYDYLWNQIRVKGGAYGCMTGFQRDGNSYMVSYRDPNLARTYEVYAQIPDYLRGFKASDQEMTRYIIGAIRELEPANSPAAASANSLVLYLCDYDDDDLQRERDEVLNTTAEDVAGLAPLVESVLELGSKCTVGNEDSVEAQRHLFGEVLPLFEK
- a CDS encoding malate:quinone oxidoreductase gives rise to the protein MSSIQKKTDVILIGAGIMSATLGALLKELAPEWEIRVFEKLASPGEESSNEWNNAGTGHAALCELNYTTEKPDGTIDISKAIKINEQFQLSRQFWSYLVSSNLIRNPQDFIMPIPHMSLVQGESNVSFLKKRFEALSNNPLFQGMEYSEDPEKLKEWIPLIMEGRTSSEPMAATKIDSGTDVNFGALTRMLFDHLKSHNVEVHYKHMVKDIKRGSDGSWKLKVRNIDTGSVEEHTAKFVFIGGGGGSLPLLQKTGIPESKHIGGFPVSGLFMVCNNPEVVEQHHAKVYGKAKVGAPPMSVPHLDTRYIDNKKTLLFGPFAGFSPKFLKTGSNLDLIRSVKPNNLLTMLAAGVKEMALTKYLIQQVLLSNEKRMEELREFIPNAKSEDWEIVVAGQRVQVIKDTDAGKGTLQFGTEVISASDGSIAALLGASPGASTAVHVMLEVLQKCFPQHMKEWEPKIKEMIPSYGVSLVDQPELLQEIHHSTSKTLGLSEKELVHS
- a CDS encoding lipase family protein, whose protein sequence is MTESYISPSSTCTEKCRTLVCFIAGILTYRNNFEDAANEIAKRYRHAKIVMIFPYGLANGKQGSALFRLLTRQLSQAGFDLVRDQSRRVKEASHIIRAHAADVERLILIGHSAGGVIAYRTGLELQEHYGAQQIRVFGVGCPKFYLKDIPYNEGFTYITGQNRDRITQIGSWRKPGSKIYKGKPGREIQLDFNPDHQGWRFHASYFLKSSWADANETFRTNSEELIAKIYELCPDH